In Daphnia pulicaria isolate SC F1-1A chromosome 9, SC_F0-13Bv2, whole genome shotgun sequence, the genomic stretch atcaaaacatCCAACACACTCCAGGATAACAGCGGCATCAAAAACTCCATGCAACAGCTCAACTCAATCAAAGAATAGTTGAAAGGAAAATACAAACCGCGGCTCTCGTGAAAGTAAATAGGTAAACAATGCAGACGAAAACTATCAATCAAATCGCTTGATACGCTATTGTTGATTACAATACGATAAACGATTCTTGGAAGATACAAACGATTCCAAGTAGGTGCTAACTGCTAATATGCCAGAATACCATATAGCATGCCAGAATGGAAGACGATTCATTTCTACCTTGAGTGACCATGCAGTCCATCAAAAATGAGATTCCCTCTCTCCTTAAGTCAATATTTAGAAGGTCAGGTATGAGTTTCCGTTTccgggttgaaaaaaaaagaaatgaatcatgCGAATATTTCCGATATTCGATTTACAGGAGTGCCCATATTCCGGGCATTACGACATCTGTATAACAGATAGAAAGTGCCGCTATTTAGGATTTCTGACACAGTATCGGATATAGTGTTGCCCAATAACTAAATTTACATTCACCTTTTTAGAAAAGTCAGCAGAGTGACGTTGCCGGGCGTGATACTGGCTGTTTTGTGCGTGATGGTGTAATTTCTTTTCTAcagcaaaaaaagggaaaatctaatttttcttgttgactgGCTGCACTAACACCAGCATTTATTATTTCCTGAACGGAAAcgatcaacatttttcaaatctgataaaagaaatttacaaaacaaaaaaattaaattacgaaCGTAATAAAAAACTGGTTATTCTAATCAATTATTCCCGCAAAAAATAGATGCGCTTCGTTGAACCGAGAgcacatttttcttcattctcagatagttgttgttggtgtttttgtttcatcttCGTGGAGGTATTCTCTGCTAATTATTGTCTCCGGAAGAACATTATCCCGTCGAATTTTGACTTTGCCACGAGGAAAAAGCTGAAGGTCATACGAAAACGTTATTTAGCCGAAGAAAAGTTCCGGGAGTCTAACCTTTTTTAATCATCAGTTTTACAGTGAAGCTACTGTTATTTTCACGTGAAAATCGGCGCTGGTCGAAtcacgattatttttttttgaaacgagATCTTTTCgtgctgtttttattttataccgTCGTGATGATGTAGCACCGcggggttcttcttctttctttttttaatccgCCCGTGCTCATTTGCACACACCGCCCACTCGGAGACAACGCCGGAAGCCAATTTTCAGGTTTCCTTGTATATTCGCACAAAAACTCTCATCAGCAGTTCAATTCGTTGGCAGCTATTCCACACACGCTTCGATGGTCGTcacgaaaaacagaaaactgaTGATGACATCCAATCCACTCAAATACGGTTGAAGAAACAAAGAGCATCGGGTATCTTATCAACGTTGCCAGCAGCCAAAAAGATCTAATTACAATTCGAATGCAAATTGCAAACAGATATCTCAGATCAACATGTGCATGATTCAAAcaattcaatatttatttcgaCACTTGATTACAAGAAGGAATATCTGGTTATGACATACGTATTACGTATAGGAGAGTGACGATCATATTTGAATCTCGAGCCTGTTATTGGTCAAGTTAATTTAAATgagattttttcgaaaaatataGCATGACGAGTACCAATACATTATTTAGGttggacttgtgtgtgtgttggagaTGGGAATTCTCACGACTGTGAAGCCAGCACGAAACGAGTATTTATATACGCTTTACACGTTTCGTTTTGATTgtgcacttttttttcttctttcgttgcAGATCAATTGTTCCTTGAAATCACGCCGGATGCGCCCCGCGAATCCGGTTCTTTATCAGCGCTGCCAATCTCTGAATAAAGTATTTGTCTTGAGGCAACTGATGTTCCgtcgctgctgttgttgccaagcgtctctgctgctggcccgACGACGACCCGCATCACCAACGCCTTCACATTCTTCATAATGATGGACTCTGCTGTACTGTTGTCAGCGGGAGCCGTGACAGGTCGTCCGATGTAGCGTGGATGGCGCAGCTCGGTCGCTGATAAAACTACATTGTTGTTGTAAGCATCCTCATCCATTTGCTGCTGTCTCGTGCTGTTCCGCGCTTGAGACGCCACGGTCACTACCAACACGGCCACGATGCAAACCACTAACTATGTGTATAACAAGAATCAATCAAATAACTGCGTAATAGTTATGTTAGTAATAATGAGCACTTACCACACTGAAAACGGCGACCAGATATTTGGGTTTTCGAtttgtcgtcgttgtcgtcgtcaaTTCTGTAGCTGTTGGCTTCACCGGTTTCCCGCTCACGATCGTCATGGTCTTGATGTCGGATGTGGAATGATTGGTAGGAAACATCGACTGCCGGCTTCTATAGGCGAGAGACTTGCGTTCGTATCTTTATACGACAAAACAAAGGTGCAATGAGTCAGCCAAAataggaaacaacaacaacacagcgAGAGGGTCCACAGTTCACGTCGTGGGTGGAATTTCGTTCCCCATCGGAAAATTTTTAAGCTCCGGCACGACACTTCCGGGCACACTGAGTCACCAGCACGCGAGAGAGATTTCTATGTGAATCAACCCGCGACCGAATAACACGCGATGTGCACGGCAAAccaaaccgaaaaaatcaaatccttAACTCATTTTCGGGAGTAGACATATGATtgtcttaaaaattattaaatgagATGATGAAAGGATGTGAATCATTGGTTTGAATAGCTTTTTAAACAGAAAAACGATTcgccaaaaattattttaaaagttgCAATCAAAACTGAATTATCACTTACCGGCGTGAATTGAAATTGTCAcgaatagatttttttaaaactccgTCACCGGGAGTGGTGTGCTTGAAAAGACTGTTGGAGGTCGAATGGATCGTGTCGTCCATCAGACGCTCTCTTTATTTCTTCCtttgaaagagaaacaaaaagtatcaatgagaagaaggaaacaaaaaacctgTTCTTTCATGGGCGCTCCAGGACAAAGGGGAAGACCCTGGAGAGGGGTTCACATATTTCTGCAGGtatgaagaacaagaagaagagataaacGAGGCAGAGCTGGCTGGAGGATATCAGCCTCGAAGGCTTTTTAAGGGTATCGTGAGAAGAAAAACTTTCTTTTTGACAGCAGGATACTCATACATATAGCGCCCACTGGTTGCCTTCCCTTCCATCAATCTTACCTAAAACTCGCCCACCCGTTTTTAAAGCTTTCACTATTTACCAGGGGATTTCGTCACtagttccggaaaatttgacagaaataccaaaaacagTTCACCCGATCAATAATTGTTCTACAGGGATATCCGTTTAATCCTTTCAAACTGCTACGgtcagacattttttaaaaaacaaggtTTAGTAATACtgagttcttttttattcgttttttctttaccgGCAGCAAAAATAAgacacaaaatcaaaaaaaggaacctGACTGGATTTTTATGCATGAAAACTTCCGAAAGGCCATGTCCAACTAATTAACACGGGGGGCAAACTGAGGGGAAGGCGTTTTTAAATATACAACTGCTTAATGAAGAGATCGTATTGAgaacaagaaggaaaaaaaaaatagccaaCTGTTGAGAAAATAATCGGACCACAGCCTCTctggagaaaataataaataaatttttcttattagggAGTTACCCGCCGTCGTTTCGGCACAGGTTCATCAATAGACTCGTTTTCTTGGATGCAACTGAGTAAAGAGTCGGGGAGCTTATCGACGGTACTTGTATCAGCAAAGACAATTTCTTTCACCCTGCTGACCACTTGGCTGTCTTTCATCCATGGGTCTTCCAGGATATCCTCTAAAGTAGGTCGTTTGTTGGGGTCAACTTCCAGCATTTTCTTGACCAACGCCAATCCTTCAGCCGATACTGAACTCCAATTTGGTTCTTTCAATAGAAAATGACCTGGGTCAAAAATGCCGGAatcagtaaaaaagaaaaaagggcggaaaacaaaattcttgataagaaaaggagaaatgaaCCTTTGGCAATATTAGCATCAGTCGAgagtgaatgaatgaatgggtGGTACCCGGATAACAGAATGAACAGGATCACCCCTAGGCTCCAGACATCGACCGCTGACGTATATGGTTTGTAAGTCCTATCCCGGGCCACTTCCGGTGCTAGATACAGCGGTGTACCACAGTAGGTCTGGCATACGGTCTCTTCATCCACAAACTTGGAAAGGCCAAAATCTGAGatctataatttaaaaaaagggaaagtaaaGTTGCGTCAATAATGTGCGCACGCTGCGACAAAGCGATTGAGAAATAATACTTTGAGAATGGCGTTTTCGTTTTGACTAGACATCAGGATGTTTTCCGGCTTGAGATCTCGATGAACTACTCCTTGCTGGTGAAGATATTTTACAGCCAATACCAACTGCATAAAATAGTATTTTGCTGTGGATTCTTCCATCTGACCCACATCTTTAATACGTTTCTGCAAGTCCCCTCCGTTCATCAATTCTAATACGAGGTGTATCGATTTGGGTTTGCAAATGCTGTCTTCAACCTAATTGTTCATGCAGAGCTTTCATTACTATTACAATTAACCATGATGAGATGATGAGATACCTTAACAATGCCAGGATGTTCCAGCGTACAGAGCAATTCCGATTCGTTCTTCAGTTGTTGTATAGCCTCGTTGCGTTTCAACTCGCTAAATCCATTTGGTTGACGTCGTACGCTTTTGAtggcatattttttgtttgtctttttatgAACAGACAACCATACCTCCCCAAATGATCTGCAGAAAATAAACAGcgtaaaacaaaagagtaTTTATGcattaaacaaataattacccTTTTCCAAGATTCTCAACAatgacaaatttcttgttgatgTCGGTAGGAAAGCCAGGATTCCTGTGCTGCGTGTCCAAGTAGGTAAAGACTTTGCCTTTTGGACAGGTCATGGCAATTACATCACCATTGGCAAGAAGcttattctttcctttcccgATTCTAACACCATTTACGAATGTTCCATTTGCTGAATAATCTTCTAAGATTGTCTGATAATCAGCTGTCATGTCCCTAATTCTCCTGAAACCACACTGTACTCGACTAAGATtatcaattttgatttttgtaatTTCTTGATGGATGACAATATCACACATGACGTGACGACCAACAGTGTACAAATATTTGCCATGcctgacaaaaataaaaattcccaaTTTAATTCACAAAacactgaaacaaaaaaaataaatcatacCTTAGCCTTTCAGTGTCCAGATCACGATCAGAGGCCCAAAATAATAATCCCCACGAGGTGGATTCAGTCGGCGCTACATTTTCCGTATCTTCGTCAGTGTTCTGCGACAGGGGTTGCGTGTCTTTGTCCATCTTTAAACAGATGATATAACCAGTTGTGAAAACCCTTGTCACACATCTAACATAAGAAACTTAGTGAAATATACGATCACCAcgttcgaaattttttatttgaacgtAGTCTGTATGTCCTTGAAATTTCTgagactaaattttttttcacaacaAGACGTTGTCAATTTTTCAATCTAAGGCATTTTGGTCGAGACTTAACCTTGACTTTTTTAAATGGCttaaaattttgataaaaaattataGATCTCTTTCCCAAATTATTTATCTTAATTTAATCATCTTTTATGTCAAttcgttaaaaaataatcaaaaatccgGATTCCGGATATTATTGTTTGACCGACCATTAGAGCCTCCCCTTTGTAGAAGGGCATTGGTTTTTCAttattgtcattttttttcttaattaatcGTCTTCAATTGAAGATTGGAGATTTATCGCAAATTAATATTGACTGTGGGGAAGCATGCTTCCGTCAGTTGGATACTTCAAAAGTATCGTCTGTCCTTATTTCGAAAATGAGTCGTGTGAGAGGCCACATTGTCAATTCCGACACGAACACTTGCCTGTTCGAGCACCTAAACCAACTGTGGTCCTCAGAAGTATGCATGTTTTTGTCTATTATGCAACACAAAAGAGCAATACTAACTGCTTTTATACCTTTGCAGCTCATGATCCTGGCCCATCTCAAGGATCTCAAGAAGGAGAAAATTCTTCGTCAATCGAGCAGATAGTGTCTGAAGCTGTCAAACGGGTCCTAAAGGAAAATGGACAGCTTTTGGAGAATTTTGATGCCTCCAAAATTATGGAACTTGTTGGCCAGCAGAAGCTGGTTGAGAAGGTTGTGGAACATCTTGCCCCTCCCGTCAGTCCCAAGAAAGTTGAAGGAAATCCTAGAGAATCTAGCCATAAAAGCAAAAGTCACAAATCCTACAACATACCTGTCGGAACCCCCGCCTATACTCCTACGCCCATTGCTGTTCTCAAGAAAGGCATAACAACCCCTTCGAAAGTGGAAAATTATGAACCCACAAAACCCTCTTCTGGACGGGTAGCCACTTACAAACCCAGCAGTAAGGTTGCTGCCAAATCAGAAGAGACCTATACACCATCCACTTTGGAAAGCACTTCAGTCCCGTCTAGAGTAGATAATTATGTGCCTAGAAACTCATCCACTAGTTCAACTGCCACCTACAAGCCTAGCAAAGTCGTCTCAATTAAAACAGAAGAAGGTTACACTCCTCCCTCCACGTTAGAAAACACTCCCGACGTCAACTACACACCGAGTAGTAGGGATTCAGATAACATCATCAGTGATCGCTACACCCCTCCGTCCAATTTGAACTGCGACGTCGACTACCAGCCAACCACTCGAGAATTGAGCTCTGTTGAACCGTCGTATTCTCCCAGTTGTTCAACATTCGAATCTGGAATCGCCGATTACTCGCCCAGCTCCATCTCGACTCTATCCACCGAGCCGAGTTACAGTCCAGCACCGACCAGTAGCAGCGTTTCGTTCGAAGTTGACTACACGCCCAGCTCTTTGGCCAGCGGCCAGCAGCTGACACCTGAAAAATACCTCGAACTTTTCGAAGATGCGGAAGAGGCTAGCGAGTCCGAGTCGAAGAAGAAACACCGAAAGACCAAAGAGGAGGAAAggcgaaaaagggaaaaggagaaagagcgtgaaagagaaaaggaacgaCGCCGgcggaaagagaaagaaagagaaagggaaaaggaaaagaagaaaagtagtcGTTCAAGTTCAGATCAAGATTCcaaatcaaaacattcaagcaaTAAAAAATCGGGTAGTTCCAGTTCCAGTCCCAAGAAGAGCAAATCTTCTGAATCTAAAAAATCCGAGTCTAAATCTGAAGAATCTAAGTCATCTAAACACGATGTGGAAATGGAGTCGGACTCTGACGTGGACGAAGAGTGCTACCGAATATTCAAGGTGAGATTTAAAAAGTTGTGTACGTAAAACTCGTTTAGGTTTTAATTACTGCCCAATTTATTTAGGAATACAAACCGAGTGCAactagcagcagcaacggacAAGCCGACGATCACAAGAAGCGGAAATCGGAAGATGTGCCTCCCGTTTCAGAGGCGATTATTCCCGTGAAGAAGCAGCGGGTAGCTCATACTCATGTCGACGCTCCAGTCCGACCATCCAGCCTTGTTCGTGCCAAACCTGCACGCCTTACTCCGGGCATGATGATGATTGACCGTTTCAAAAGCTTCCAAGAGGCCAAAGTGGCGAGCGGAGAGCAATCTTGGCCACAGCTTTCGTCCACTTCACAACGGATCGCTGCTCCACGTCCATCGCCTTCGTCGTCATCCGGTGGagcagaaaagaagagaatcgCCCATGTTCCTAACGTGATGGGTATGCTTACCTCCAGACCCAAAGCTGCTGCTCTGGCAACTGTTTCGCCAGGTCTTCCGGCTGGTTTGGGATTGCCGACCAACCAGCAACAACCGACGACGCTGCAGAGAGCCGCCTTACCTGGAAACAACGCTTTCCGGCGACCTGTTCCCAACAAAGCAGCTGGGCCACCCGTTCCGGCAGTGAAAGCTCCGCCGCCCAAACTTCCACGTCCCATGATAGCGATTGAACTGGGCTGTCGGGTGCCGGCCAATATTCGACAAAAGTATCTCAACATCCTGGTGGACGAAACGCTCAAAATTTACGACCGGGAAGAAGATGCTTATGAAAGAGCCGTCGAAGAAGAAAGGCAGTCCTATGCCAAGTGTAGCAGTAGGATCGTGTACGCCAACGTCATCACCAACGTAGTCCAGCGCATCCGGCGAGAAGCTGAAAGTAACAGCAATCCGAGTTCCACTATTCAAAGTATGAAATTCATTTCCCCCCCATAATTTggttattaaattaaatttttcctttttcacatCCAGATGACAAGAAGATGATGTCCCACTCGGCTGTATTGGCCGGCAAAGGAGGAGCCACCGTGTCTTGGAGTATTGAAAAGCCAAAATCAAGCAAGATCGATTCCAGTCTCTTGAAAGGAGCAACCCTGTACAAACTGATGGAACGACATCTCCTCACTCTGGAGCAACAGGATTTCAATGGGTTTCCACGACCGGATCCCAATGAAAGAGGCCGAGCCCTTGTCAATCCCATCAACAAATTCCGCACAAAGCCGAGTGTCCACCTAGCACCTGACGAGCGCAATTGCGATCGATGTAGTAAAGTTTACAAAGTCAACAGTAAAGGCCTGGCCGTCAAACAGTTGAGTCGACAATTTCATCATTATCTTTTATGATAGTTGTTgtaactcttttctttttattatgttttgtAGGGACGACACCTGTTCCTACCATTGGGGCAAACCCTTCGCCCGTCGCGGTGAGACTCGTTATACCTGCTGCAAAGGGGAGGCCAATTCCGACGGTTGTTCCGTGGGAAAATGGCACGTAAGTGATACCGGAAGTCTGATCAACCTCAAGGGATTTGTGCGGACGATGTCCAAAACGCCGCCACCCGACGGCAACTACGGCGTCTACGCGCTGGATTGCGAGATGTGCTACACGACGGAAGGGCCCGAACTCACGCGAGTCACCGTTATCTCGTCTGATTGCAAAACGGTTTACGAGACGCTCGTCATGCCGGACAATCCAATTCTCGATCACAACACGCGATTCAGTGGCATCACCGAGGAGGACTTGCTTAACGTCAAGACGACCATCCGAGACGTCCAGGCCGTTCTGCTCAGCAAGTTTTCCGACAAGACCATCCTGATCGGACACAGTTTCGACAGTGATTTACGAGCCTTGCGGGTATAAATTAAGGCCAAATCCGGGTTTTTGTTTGTCCGTTAATCATTCcaattgttgttttctttccagATGATACACGACACAGTCGTCGACACCAGCGTCGTGTTTCCGCATTCCAGAGGCCCACCTTACAAAAAAGCTTTACGGACATTGTGCGGCGACATTTTGCAAAAGATCATCCAGAACGATGGTATTTCACATTTGCCCGTTTTCTTACACTCATCGCCTAAGAAACTTGACATTtcttaatttgattttagttgGAGGTCACGACAGTGCAGAAGACGCTATTGCGTGCATGGAACTAATGATGtggaaaatcaaacaagattTAAAGCAACTCAAGTAAATAGAAAAGGAGCTTAAGTCGCCAAAATAAATTACCGGACAaggagaaataacaaaaaacaaatcgtCGCCATTGTTttgatgtttttctctttcctttctttttctgtttgatttgtttcctCCCCTAAAATTACGGCGTTTAATCAAATGCAGGGTTTATCACTACTTCATCATTTCGCAGCTCATTACCTCCTCATTTATGatttatttccttcttcttcttcttcgactttCTCACTCAAAATTCAATGCGCTTCTGAAATTTAGAGCCGTTTTCTCTCTGTTTCCGTGTGTTTCTTTCCCTCCTTTGTTTGTTTCCAGTATCGATCTCCCTCACATCGTATCGAGATTGGGAGGtgctgttttgtttgtttttttcttgtaaaccTAATTAATACTtcaataatttataatttcaaacaaaaatgtactGCCCGTCTGCTTATCGCTTTGGGTTGGAGTAAGACAAGTGATCGGTCCAATTTTCTATTCGTAGGACACAACAAGCTTTGAATTACGAggataataaaattatgtttGTTACAAACGTCTCAACGAATGGAAAAAAGTGAAgagcaaataaaataatgttaaaAAGTCAAAACAAGTATCAAGAGAAATCTCATATTGGTTGTTATGTTATTCCGGTTTGATTAGCGTAGCCCCATTGATCCCTCGGACGGTAACTGATGACGGTCTCACCATAATCCCGCGATTAGCTATTACATAACAACAGCAATTGGTAATCGGATAAAAGTGAAtcacaaaaataattattttaccttTGCAGTTAAAATAGCGATGGCCCTGGACACAGCCATCATGCCGACCAACGTGATCGCGCATTTCAAGACCTAATTTAGACATTGGAATTTCAAACGGTTAAAATGTTATTGGCCAAagtagggggaaaaaataatgtgGGAATCAATTATCGATTGTTTTACCCAACCAGATGCCTTCGGCGAATTGCACACGACCGATGTATTTAATAACGCCCACCTGGTGGTTAAAGAGGACATTCATCCCCAGGTCCAGCCAGTGCTGATTGGCCTTTTTCTTGGTCGGTTTGATTGTTTCGATGAGCGTTATGCTCTGCCATCCCGGTTTGTTGCTGTCGATTCTGAAATAGGACGACATCCAAACGATTAGCGCTGCTAAACATCCGGAACggcgtggggggggggggggaaatgatTTATTACTTTGAACCAAGCGACCGCGGACCCTGGCCAGCTGATGACGGGGAATTGGAAAATAATGATTCATTGGCTCGGTGCTGGGTGGACAGGCTGCGCCGCATGGTAGACGGAGCGGAGCTGGGTGCAGGTTTGGCCGGTAAATTCAAACTCGAACGACGGGTAAGTGTCGTCGCCCTGCGCGGCGGTTCCGGTTCGACGTGTATCCTAGTggacaaaacaaaagttaaTTTTCGTTTTGTGTCTGCTGAACCGAAATCATCAATTTATCATTTTACTTTTGGAGTTTGCTTCCAGTAGCGAAGACGCCGTGCTTTTCTGGGCAGCTGAAATAGCCGACACCTTGCACTGATCCGCTGTTGCGTCCTTCCGGCTTGTCCAGCTCAACACCGTACCACAATCCGCTGGCAAATTTGGTCTCTCCGCGAAATCGGACGACTCCACGGTGGCGAGTTCCGTTCAGAGTCGTCACCATCACTTTGTCGCCGACGTTGATCTCTTCCACCTTGACGGGCGTCTTGGTTACAtctgaaattttataaaaataaacgtTACATCAATTTTACTTTGAATATTATAGAAAAGTTCTGAAATAGTTACTGGTGGGACTTTTTGACACATTCAGTTGGCGGATGCTGGATGCCTTTAGGGTGATGGTTGACTGGTATCCGCTGGAAGAACTGGGGTATTTAGAAACGCGATTTAGAGGTACAAACAGGCCTGGAGGTAATAATAACCCAAAGGgagcaattaaaattttgtatttttgaaataataggAAATACGTTTACCGTGATTGGGTGAACATTTGAAGTAGATTGTGTCCTGGATAATACCGTCGTTTTTCCCTTCCGGCGTATCCAGCTCTACACCAACCCAAACTCCGGAAGCAAAGTCCACCGTTCCGCAATATCTGCAAAGACAATTACAAACTATCAGTACTTTTGTATCGAGTAACTTGTTAAAATTATTACCTTAGCGTAGCTCCTTTGGCTTTGTCCACCAATATTCGATCGCCAACGTTAAGCCACATAGTTTTAAGCATAGCTCTTCCGGCCACACTCTCAGCTGCTTTCTTGTAGCCATTTCTGCCCGGCGACTTGGTGCCGGACTTGCTTTCTCTAGACAGAATGTCCTGCAATTGTCCGATAATCTGCTCCGTGTGTGGAATGTGCTCGTACTTTGATCCATCCGGAATACATTCTGCAATCgtttgacataaaaaattggtCTGGCATCACTAATAAGTAATAACTGTTTAATACCTAACGGAGTGCGTCCAAGATTATCCTTCAACTTGGTATTGGCGCCAAATTCAACCAGGACAAGTGCGCTGTTGACGGCTAAATTATGAGCGGCGATGTGGAGTGCGGAGCCGTTCTCGTATTCGTTACAAGGACTGTCAATATCAATCGCCTGATTGGCGTTGAGCAAAATCTTGGTGATGGGCTCCGAGTCGAACAGTGCAGCGTAATGCAACGGCGTCATCTGGGTCCACCTGCAACGGGCGTAAATATCTGCCCCACGGGATATCAAATCTTGGACCacctttgaaaataaatagaaatttaaTTATGTGGTCtcgttaaaaataaagaaaataaagaaataacctCAGCGGCCACTTGGGGATCTCCAATACCAGCGGCCCCGGCCTTACAGGCGAAATGGAGCAGCGTCATGTCTGATAAGGAGTCACGGTCATTGACATGGCCGTTCCGCTCCAACACCTGTCAACAATTGATTTGGATTGTCTTTATTACCCAGCAATAGAACCTGATCTACCATTCAGAAATATCCACAATTGTTGTCTCTGTGTGACAATTGAGGTCTCTGAGCTACGGCCA encodes the following:
- the LOC124312947 gene encoding CAP-Gly domain-containing linker protein 4-like isoform X2 is translated as MIIPADRSSLHLDYDGDSSFDSEADQTRSYPVTHPPAEAPLCTQCQLTDAAYFDLSCLKCLQVFVNPQTSISQIFAVMRQWNPHTQRSIKFCIQQVLERNGHVNDRDSLSDMTLLHFACKAGAAGIGDPQVAAEVVQDLISRGADIYARCRWTQMTPLHYAALFDSEPITKILLNANQAIDIDSPCNEYENGSALHIAAHNLAVNSALVLVEFGANTKLKDNLGRTPLECIPDGSKYEHIPHTEQIIGQLQDILSRESKSGTKSPGRNGYKKAAESVAGRAMLKTMWLNVGDRILVDKAKGATLRYCGTVDFASGVWVGVELDTPEGKNDGIIQDTIYFKCSPNHGLFVPLNRVSKYPSSSSGYQSTITLKASSIRQLNVSKSPTNVTKTPVKVEEINVGDKVMVTTLNGTRHRGVVRFRGETKFASGLWYGVELDKPEGRNSGSVQGVGYFSCPEKHGVFATGSKLQKIHVEPEPPRRATTLTRRSSLNLPAKPAPSSAPSTMRRSLSTQHRANESLFSNSPSSAGQGPRSLGSKIDSNKPGWQSITLIETIKPTKKKANQHWLDLGMNVLFNHQVGVIKYIGRVQFAEGIWLGLEMRDHVGRHDGCVQGHRYFNCKANRGIMVRPSSVTVRGINGATLIKPE
- the LOC124312947 gene encoding CAP-Gly domain-containing linker protein 3-like isoform X3; translation: MIIPADRSSLHLDYDGDSSFDSEVMFADQTRSYPVTHPPAEAPLCTQCQLTDAAYFDLSCLKCLQVFVNPQTSISQIFAVMRQWNPHTQRSIKFCIQQVLERNGHVNDRDSLSDMTLLHFACKAGAAGIGDPQVAAEVVQDLISRGADIYARCRWTQMTPLHYAALFDSEPITKILLNANQAIDIDSPCNEYENGSALHIAAHNLAVNSALVLVEFGANTKLKDNLGRTPLECIPDGSKYEHIPHTEQIIGQLQDILSRESKSGTKSPGRNGYKKAAESVAGRAMLKTMWLNVGDRILVDKAKGATLRYCGTVDFASGVWVGVELDTPEGKNDGIIQDTIYFKCSPNHGLFVPLNRVSKYPSSSSGYQSTITLKASSIRQLNVSKSPTNVTKTPVKVEEINVGDKVMVTTLNGTRHRGVVRFRGETKFASGLWYGVELDKPEGRNSGSVQGVGYFSCPEKHGVFATGSKLQKIHVEPEPPRRATTLTRRSSLNLPAKPAPSSAPSTMRRSLSTQHRANESLFSNSPSSAGQGPRSLGSKIDSNKPGWQSITLIETIKPTKKKANQHWLDLGMNVLFNHQVLKCAITLVGMMAVSRAIAILTAKLIAGLW
- the LOC124312947 gene encoding CAP-Gly domain-containing linker protein 4-like isoform X1; amino-acid sequence: MIIPADRSSLHLDYDGDSSFDSEVMFADQTRSYPVTHPPAEAPLCTQCQLTDAAYFDLSCLKCLQVFVNPQTSISQIFAVMRQWNPHTQRSIKFCIQQVLERNGHVNDRDSLSDMTLLHFACKAGAAGIGDPQVAAEVVQDLISRGADIYARCRWTQMTPLHYAALFDSEPITKILLNANQAIDIDSPCNEYENGSALHIAAHNLAVNSALVLVEFGANTKLKDNLGRTPLECIPDGSKYEHIPHTEQIIGQLQDILSRESKSGTKSPGRNGYKKAAESVAGRAMLKTMWLNVGDRILVDKAKGATLRYCGTVDFASGVWVGVELDTPEGKNDGIIQDTIYFKCSPNHGLFVPLNRVSKYPSSSSGYQSTITLKASSIRQLNVSKSPTNVTKTPVKVEEINVGDKVMVTTLNGTRHRGVVRFRGETKFASGLWYGVELDKPEGRNSGSVQGVGYFSCPEKHGVFATGSKLQKIHVEPEPPRRATTLTRRSSLNLPAKPAPSSAPSTMRRSLSTQHRANESLFSNSPSSAGQGPRSLGSKIDSNKPGWQSITLIETIKPTKKKANQHWLDLGMNVLFNHQVGVIKYIGRVQFAEGIWLGLEMRDHVGRHDGCVQGHRYFNCKANRGIMVRPSSVTVRGINGATLIKPE